A stretch of Marinitoga litoralis DNA encodes these proteins:
- a CDS encoding HrcA family transcriptional regulator: MPKELSNRQKKVLFSIIENFIEGKKPISSSEILKKSNLNVSSATIRNDMQKLQHLNLIFQPHSSAGRIPTDNALRLYFDAIKESFSVSSKNIELPQEYRFYDINLMFDKFSKVLSELTNGLVILELPDSKYVYITRAVVSDLTNDFYQITLMTNLGLSITRTVEKFGFPSVKELEKILNDGLVGKSMHEIINIIKSKKIEEEKDIRLINLYNLVFLLVEEFFRNKFIVNGLARLISTEYFNTKEIIFLSKIVEEDKLKVQLLSMKPFDVEIKVTIGSEFEINELKNFVMFETSYCYNANPLGKVVILTFKYSDYKRIYSMLKEYTSRLSKIISKNL; encoded by the coding sequence ATGCCAAAAGAATTGAGTAATAGACAAAAGAAGGTATTATTTTCAATTATAGAAAATTTTATTGAGGGAAAAAAACCTATTAGTTCATCAGAAATATTGAAAAAATCTAATTTAAATGTTAGTTCAGCAACTATAAGGAATGATATGCAAAAATTACAACATTTAAATTTAATATTTCAACCACATTCTAGTGCAGGAAGAATACCTACAGACAATGCATTAAGGCTTTATTTTGATGCAATAAAAGAAAGTTTTTCTGTTTCTAGTAAAAATATAGAATTACCACAAGAGTATAGATTTTATGATATAAATTTGATGTTTGATAAGTTTTCTAAGGTTTTATCTGAACTAACAAATGGATTAGTAATATTAGAATTACCTGATTCAAAATATGTATATATAACAAGAGCAGTAGTATCTGATTTAACAAATGATTTTTATCAAATAACTTTAATGACAAATTTGGGATTATCTATTACAAGAACTGTAGAAAAATTTGGATTTCCATCTGTAAAGGAATTAGAAAAAATATTAAATGACGGTCTTGTTGGAAAATCAATGCATGAAATTATTAATATTATTAAATCAAAAAAAATAGAAGAAGAAAAAGATATTAGATTAATAAACTTATATAATCTCGTCTTCTTATTGGTTGAAGAATTTTTTAGAAATAAATTTATTGTTAACGGTTTGGCTAGATTAATTTCTACTGAATATTTTAACACAAAAGAAATAATTTTTCTATCAAAAATTGTTGAAGAGGATAAATTAAAGGTTCAATTGTTATCCATGAAGCCTTTTGATGTAGAAATTAAAGTGACAATTGGGAGTGAATTTGAAATAAATGAGTTAAAAAATTTTGTTATGTTTGAAACATCATATTGTTATAATGCTAATCCATTAGGTAAAGTAGTTATTTTAACCTTTAAATATAGTGATTACAAAAGAATATATTCTATGTTGAAAGAATACACATCTAGACTATCTAAAATTATTTCTAAAAACCTATAA
- the mraY gene encoding phospho-N-acetylmuramoyl-pentapeptide-transferase, producing the protein MLLILLIIAIEFFMYPKYIAWARKKQFGQYIRPEGPDLHGYKQGTPTAGGIIFIPIISLLNLLAFLFLKDPIFIYISLSALLFGFIGFFDDFSSILKKDAMGLTPKGKLFLQIAFSIIIYFLFSKYLLPTKIYIPFVKDYFELNPILYFILYIFLFTGFSNATNLTDGLDGLAGGTFVISALFTIIISVILFNAPIYLLFTIILPITIFLIYNVKPAKIFMGDTGSLALGAILSALVTYYHIELFLIFTGFIFIIETLSVIIQVSSFKLRGKRVFLMSPIHHHFELKKWPEENITFRFIIINLIFSLIGLGGLI; encoded by the coding sequence ATGCTTTTAATTTTATTAATAATTGCAATTGAATTTTTTATGTATCCTAAATATATTGCTTGGGCAAGAAAGAAACAATTTGGGCAGTATATTAGACCAGAAGGTCCTGATTTACATGGTTATAAGCAGGGGACACCTACTGCAGGAGGCATTATTTTCATTCCGATAATATCATTATTAAATCTTTTAGCTTTTTTATTTTTAAAAGATCCTATATTTATATATATATCACTTTCAGCATTATTATTTGGATTTATTGGTTTTTTTGATGATTTCAGTTCAATTTTAAAAAAAGATGCTATGGGATTAACACCTAAAGGAAAATTATTTTTACAAATTGCATTTTCAATAATTATATATTTTCTTTTTTCAAAGTATCTTTTACCAACAAAAATATATATTCCTTTTGTAAAAGATTATTTTGAACTAAATCCTATATTATATTTTATTTTATATATATTTCTATTTACAGGCTTTTCAAATGCAACTAATTTAACTGATGGTTTAGATGGTTTAGCTGGAGGTACATTTGTTATATCAGCGTTATTTACTATAATAATAAGTGTTATATTATTTAATGCTCCAATATACTTGTTATTTACTATAATATTGCCTATAACTATATTTTTAATATATAACGTAAAACCCGCAAAAATTTTTATGGGAGATACTGGATCATTAGCTTTAGGTGCTATACTTTCTGCTTTAGTAACCTATTATCATATTGAATTATTTTTAATCTTTACCGGATTTATATTCATAATAGAAACTTTAAGTGTTATTATACAAGTATCTTCATTTAAATTAAGAGGAAAAAGGGTATTTTTAATGTCTCCTATTCATCACCATTTTGAGTTAAAAAAATGGCCAGAAGAAAATATAACCTTTAGGTTTATAATTATAAATTTAATATTTTCATTAATAGGACTTGGAGGATTAATATGA
- a CDS encoding FtsW/RodA/SpoVE family cell cycle protein, whose protein sequence is MNKTVLKRRALLFIIMVGIALTLGTFFVYSSLKAMEYSFSQVEIESKFQKHVITIILSSFLGFIAFSLSKYIIRGKYIINFVFLVIFTLLVTALTQTPINGTRRWITFAGFQLQPSEFMKLFLPLYLSWYYYKIGNKKKYFAYGIIIPLIITGVSVALIFLEPDLSTSLLIFILAILTIYINGVKNIHFYLTIFLLIALGMFIILNTDILHGYQKDRLEQFKSIENNYQLSQSLDAITNGGLFGSGTFVGEEKYTVPYSYSDFIIAVIGEEWGKLGIIMIITLYFLISRELILISRYIKNSAGRNYMIIFAFWIFFQSFINIGVSVGLLPTTGVTLPLMSYGNSSLMITLVSIGYIMGMIYYEIIDENNIEKNNIEEMEKVERVDEV, encoded by the coding sequence GTGAATAAAACAGTATTAAAACGTCGAGCTCTATTATTTATTATTATGGTTGGTATTGCATTAACTTTAGGAACTTTTTTTGTATATAGTTCTTTAAAGGCTATGGAATATTCTTTTTCACAAGTAGAAATAGAAAGTAAATTCCAAAAACATGTTATAACTATAATATTATCTTCATTTTTAGGGTTTATAGCCTTTTCATTATCAAAATACATTATAAGAGGAAAGTACATAATAAATTTCGTTTTTTTAGTGATTTTCACGTTATTAGTCACTGCTTTAACCCAAACTCCAATTAATGGAACTAGACGATGGATAACGTTTGCTGGTTTTCAATTACAGCCATCAGAGTTTATGAAATTATTTTTACCGTTATATTTATCATGGTATTATTATAAGATAGGAAATAAGAAAAAATATTTTGCATATGGTATTATTATTCCATTAATTATTACAGGAGTAAGTGTTGCTTTGATTTTTCTTGAACCTGATTTAAGTACATCTCTTTTAATTTTTATTTTAGCTATACTTACAATATATATAAACGGTGTAAAAAATATACATTTCTATTTAACTATTTTCCTTTTAATTGCATTAGGAATGTTTATTATCCTAAACACAGATATTTTACATGGATACCAAAAAGACCGTTTAGAACAATTTAAGAGCATTGAAAATAATTATCAATTAAGTCAATCGTTAGATGCCATTACTAATGGTGGATTATTTGGTTCTGGTACTTTTGTTGGAGAAGAAAAATATACTGTTCCTTATTCATATAGCGATTTTATTATAGCTGTTATTGGAGAAGAATGGGGAAAATTAGGTATTATAATGATAATTACGTTATATTTTTTAATTTCTAGAGAACTTATTTTAATTTCTAGATATATTAAAAATTCTGCCGGCAGAAATTATATGATAATATTTGCTTTTTGGATATTTTTCCAAAGTTTTATTAACATAGGTGTATCTGTTGGATTATTACCTACAACAGGGGTTACTTTACCTTTAATGAGTTATGGAAATTCTTCGTTAATGATAACTTTAGTATCAATTGGATATATTATGGGTATGATTTATTATGAAATAATTGACGAAAATAACATTGAAAAAAATAATATCGAAGAAATGGAAAAGGTGGAAAGAGTAGATGAAGTATAA
- a CDS encoding STAS domain-containing protein encodes MDFTVDFSEKGNYFLIKVDGEIDAYHSATFKQKSKEKLSGTSHSKYVIEMSNVTYIDSAGLGAVVSLLKEARNLKKELVLVGLQPQVRKIFEMTKLDKIVKIVDTIDEI; translated from the coding sequence ATGGACTTTACAGTAGACTTTTCAGAAAAGGGAAATTATTTTCTAATTAAAGTTGATGGAGAAATAGATGCATATCATTCAGCTACATTTAAACAAAAATCAAAAGAAAAATTATCAGGAACATCACATTCTAAATATGTAATTGAAATGTCAAATGTAACATATATAGATAGTGCAGGATTAGGAGCAGTTGTAAGTTTATTAAAAGAAGCAAGAAATTTAAAAAAAGAATTAGTTTTAGTAGGACTTCAACCACAAGTAAGAAAAATTTTTGAAATGACAAAATTAGATAAAATTGTAAAAATTGTAGATACTATAGACGAAATTTAA
- the murC gene encoding UDP-N-acetylmuramate--L-alanine ligase, whose protein sequence is MKYFFSGIGGIGMSSLALYTKYRGYDVSGSNNVESERTDYLKNKGIYINIGHDKNNIENSDLIIKSTAIKDDNPEIIYAKQHKIPIMNRMEYLNYILKSNYSVGITGTDGKTTTTAMISHIFKKAKNDPTVFLGGIHDSLEDGNFRMGSGPIISEVDESDGFIKNTVSDVSIITNLRPDHLEHYNNSFQNLIDSIYEYASKARDFVLLNGDDYILNGFNDNIVIKFGSNSNSDYYFTNRTPYGYYQTFDVNYKDKFIGKIKLNLPGIHYAYDAIAAIAYSLESGIAFEKIVNAFETFNSVNRRFNVLFKNSHIFVVDDYAHTPEEVDLTIKAAKEYFPDYPIIAIFQPHRYSRLYRHYMEFSEALKNADKVFIYRLYSAFEDPIDGIDESKMVSLIDNAEYIDSENMMIDKALEINEGVFLFLGAGDITNIAKDLSRIFEKKYEDVI, encoded by the coding sequence ATGAAATACTTTTTTTCTGGCATTGGCGGAATCGGAATGAGTTCTTTAGCATTATATACTAAGTATAGAGGATATGATGTATCAGGTTCTAACAATGTCGAAAGCGAAAGAACTGATTATTTGAAAAATAAGGGTATATATATAAATATTGGTCACGATAAAAATAATATAGAAAACTCGGATTTAATAATAAAAAGTACAGCTATAAAAGATGATAATCCAGAAATAATATATGCGAAACAACATAAAATACCTATAATGAATAGAATGGAATATTTAAATTATATTTTAAAAAGCAATTATAGTGTTGGAATTACTGGTACAGACGGAAAAACTACAACTACTGCTATGATATCTCATATCTTTAAAAAAGCAAAAAACGATCCTACAGTATTTTTAGGTGGAATTCATGATAGTTTAGAAGATGGAAACTTTAGAATGGGGTCTGGACCAATTATTAGTGAAGTTGATGAAAGCGATGGATTTATAAAAAATACGGTTTCAGATGTATCTATAATTACTAATTTAAGACCAGATCATTTAGAACATTATAATAATTCATTTCAAAATTTAATTGATTCTATTTATGAATACGCATCCAAAGCAAGAGATTTTGTCTTATTAAATGGTGATGATTATATTTTAAATGGTTTTAATGATAACATAGTTATTAAATTTGGTTCAAATTCAAATTCTGACTATTATTTCACTAATAGAACCCCATATGGATATTATCAAACCTTTGATGTGAATTATAAGGATAAGTTCATTGGAAAAATCAAATTAAATTTACCAGGTATTCATTATGCATATGATGCTATTGCAGCTATCGCATATTCTTTAGAATCTGGAATAGCTTTTGAAAAAATAGTCAATGCTTTTGAAACATTTAATTCTGTAAATAGACGTTTCAATGTTTTATTTAAAAACAGTCATATTTTTGTTGTGGATGATTATGCTCATACACCTGAAGAAGTTGATTTAACAATAAAAGCTGCAAAAGAATATTTCCCAGATTACCCTATTATCGCAATTTTCCAACCACACAGATATAGTAGATTATACAGACATTATATGGAATTTAGCGAAGCTTTAAAAAATGCTGATAAGGTTTTTATATATAGATTATATTCAGCTTTTGAAGATCCAATTGATGGAATTGATGAATCTAAAATGGTAAGTTTAATTGATAATGCAGAATATATCGATTCTGAAAATATGATGATAGATAAAGCGCTTGAAATAAATGAAGGTGTTTTCTTATTTTTAGGTGCTGGCGATATTACTAATATCGCTAAAGATTTAAGTAGAATTTTTGAAAAAAAATACGAAGATGTTATTTAA
- a CDS encoding UDP-N-acetylmuramoyl-tripeptide--D-alanyl-D-alanine ligase, producing MKFEIDSRNVSEGDIFIAIKGEKNNGHDFVNEAFKKGAQSAIVEEKRDYIKDVILVDNVIDYINQQASNIIKNSKIRIGITGSNGKTTTKFFLFHLLSYGFNVFTTEKNYNTEIGIPVSILNNYNNQPVSILEMGLRKENDLEYLSKYYNPNISIILNIGTSHIEFFKNRKNIAKEKLKIISHAEKPGLIFINGDEPLLDVEYPKDMKVFRFGETKNNDGYLIDYEYYNGNTRVYYHIYGESLMLTLSGIWNKGQLLDALVSLMISLYFEIPIDPFYISSFKLPEKRFDFKKFNNSVVINDAYNASRESFFAAFETIKKMNVKEKKILIMGEMLELGENSYNYHLDVLEKAKDVFDEIYFYDPNNKYNFEKLDFINILNKTDEIIKVLNSQYSYIYVKGSNGTNLWKIVEDTIKGG from the coding sequence ATGAAATTTGAAATAGATTCAAGAAACGTCTCTGAAGGCGATATATTTATTGCCATCAAAGGCGAAAAAAATAATGGACATGACTTTGTAAACGAGGCTTTTAAAAAAGGCGCTCAATCAGCTATTGTTGAAGAAAAAAGAGATTATATTAAAGATGTTATTTTGGTGGATAATGTAATAGATTATATAAACCAACAAGCTTCAAATATTATTAAAAACTCAAAAATAAGAATAGGTATAACTGGATCAAATGGAAAAACTACCACAAAGTTTTTCCTTTTTCATTTATTATCATATGGTTTTAATGTTTTCACAACAGAAAAAAATTATAATACTGAGATAGGAATACCTGTGAGCATTTTAAATAATTATAATAATCAACCCGTTTCTATTTTAGAAATGGGTTTAAGAAAAGAAAATGATTTAGAATATCTTTCAAAATATTATAATCCAAATATATCTATAATACTTAATATCGGAACTTCGCATATTGAATTTTTTAAAAACAGAAAAAATATTGCTAAAGAAAAATTAAAAATAATTTCTCATGCCGAAAAACCTGGATTAATATTTATAAATGGAGATGAACCTCTTTTAGATGTCGAATATCCAAAAGATATGAAAGTATTTAGATTTGGCGAAACTAAAAATAATGATGGTTATTTAATTGATTATGAATATTATAATGGAAATACACGCGTGTATTATCATATATATGGCGAATCGTTAATGCTTACTTTATCTGGAATATGGAATAAAGGACAATTATTAGATGCTTTAGTATCTTTAATGATTTCATTATACTTTGAAATTCCTATTGATCCTTTTTATATTTCTAGCTTTAAATTACCTGAAAAAAGATTTGATTTTAAAAAATTCAATAATTCTGTTGTAATAAATGATGCATATAATGCTTCTAGAGAATCTTTTTTTGCTGCATTTGAAACAATTAAAAAAATGAATGTTAAAGAGAAAAAAATTCTAATTATGGGCGAAATGTTAGAACTTGGCGAAAATAGCTATAATTATCATTTAGATGTTTTAGAAAAAGCAAAAGATGTTTTTGATGAGATATATTTCTATGATCCTAATAATAAGTATAATTTTGAAAAACTTGATTTCATTAATATATTAAATAAAACAGATGAAATTATTAAAGTTTTAAATTCTCAATATTCATATATATATGTCAAAGGTTCAAATGGTACAAACTTATGGAAAATAGTAGAAGACACTATTAAAGGAGGATAA
- a CDS encoding UDP-N-acetylglucosamine--N-acetylmuramyl-(pentapeptide) pyrophosphoryl-undecaprenol N-acetylglucosamine transferase, protein MKYNIVVAGGGTGGHYYPAYSVIKELEKNIDFNLTYFTIYNRLDYFKVPKDFPNAKHIPLKVKGLIRPLHSLKNIAVLAKTFLNYLKVKRILKKNKPDFVILTGGYVTVPVGLAAKDLKIPIFLLEQNKIMGVANKVLSKYAKRIFLTYENTIGNNYPEKSIISGNPIRIPENIDRKKIINDLKFDDNKPLITVFGGSLGSEFIDNLMVEVYNVIRDVNFVHVSKNIVSKWDNVRIFDYLDNLTEYLAVSDMTISRGGATSLSEIDFFEIPAIIIPWGESAENQQILNAKALNRKNIHIFTENEISSQRIIDIIYNTHKKDNYLIKKENPSKLIIKNILDSLGGA, encoded by the coding sequence ATGAAGTATAATATTGTTGTTGCTGGTGGAGGAACTGGCGGTCATTATTATCCAGCTTATTCTGTTATAAAAGAATTGGAAAAAAATATAGATTTTAATTTGACGTATTTTACTATCTATAATAGATTGGATTATTTTAAAGTACCTAAAGATTTTCCTAATGCTAAACATATACCTTTAAAGGTTAAAGGATTAATTAGGCCTTTACATTCATTAAAAAACATAGCTGTTTTAGCAAAAACCTTTTTAAATTATTTGAAGGTTAAAAGAATTTTGAAAAAAAATAAACCAGATTTTGTTATTTTAACAGGTGGCTATGTGACTGTACCTGTTGGTTTAGCTGCTAAAGATTTAAAAATTCCAATTTTTTTACTTGAACAAAATAAAATTATGGGAGTCGCAAATAAAGTTCTAAGCAAATATGCAAAAAGAATTTTTTTAACATACGAAAATACTATTGGTAATAATTATCCAGAAAAAAGTATAATATCTGGAAATCCAATAAGAATACCAGAAAATATTGATAGAAAAAAAATAATAAATGACTTAAAATTCGATGATAATAAACCATTAATAACAGTTTTTGGTGGCAGTTTGGGTTCTGAGTTTATTGATAATTTAATGGTTGAGGTATATAATGTAATTAGAGATGTGAATTTTGTTCATGTTTCAAAAAATATTGTTTCTAAATGGGATAATGTAAGAATATTTGATTATCTAGATAATTTAACAGAATATCTTGCTGTAAGTGATATGACTATTTCACGTGGTGGCGCTACAAGTTTATCAGAGATTGACTTTTTTGAAATACCTGCTATAATTATACCTTGGGGAGAATCTGCAGAAAATCAACAAATTTTAAACGCAAAGGCTCTTAATCGAAAAAATATACACATATTTACCGAAAATGAAATATCATCACAAAGAATAATTGATATTATATATAATACACATAAAAAAGATAATTATTTAATAAAAAAGGAAAATCCATCTAAATTAATAATAAAAAATATTTTAGATTCACTAGGAGGCGCCTAA
- a CDS encoding UDP-N-acetylmuramoyl-L-alanyl-D-glutamate--2,6-diaminopimelate ligase — protein sequence MNGHDIINVLKDLIIEYNFPLDMDISHITNNTNNIKPGSVFVCIKGNNFDGHDFIRTAIEFHAGLIISENAKKTPIDYPYILVSDTKEAYALLNYAYYNINFDDFNFIGVTGTNGKTTVISLIHHVLTQSQKNSSLISTVGIKLNNELLYEPYNTTPGVDEIAKIINLSKERSIKNICIEVSSHALSQKRVFNIPFKIAILTNITRDHLDYHSSFEEYKQIKYSLFRQLKDDGIGIINLDAINPDEVPYNNLITYGFNNNSDYVIKDVEYNNSQMSFTIVEPDGTENNIHTHLIGEYNAQNITAAFIALIKLGIDREEIRHNISTFNGVPGRFQLVENTRDIEYKVYIDFAHTPDALEKVLKSAKKITKGRIILVFGAGGSADIGKRKIMGEVASKYSDLIIITDDDPKDDDPDEIIEHILEGIDKEKTHIVIRNRRTAIKAAISFASRDDIIIIAGRGHEKFQLYENGRKIPFNDYEVAYNIVQKFRKVMKR from the coding sequence ATGAATGGTCATGATATTATTAATGTATTAAAAGACTTGATTATCGAGTACAACTTTCCATTAGATATGGATATATCGCATATTACCAATAATACTAATAACATAAAACCGGGGTCGGTTTTTGTATGTATTAAAGGTAATAATTTTGATGGACATGATTTTATTAGAACTGCTATAGAGTTCCATGCTGGTTTAATAATATCAGAAAATGCTAAAAAAACTCCTATAGATTATCCATATATATTAGTAAGTGATACAAAAGAAGCTTATGCACTTCTCAATTATGCATATTATAACATAAATTTTGATGATTTTAATTTTATAGGAGTTACTGGAACAAATGGAAAAACAACAGTAATTTCTTTAATACATCATGTATTAACTCAATCTCAAAAAAACAGTTCATTAATAAGCACTGTTGGAATTAAATTAAATAATGAATTATTATATGAACCATATAATACAACCCCTGGTGTTGATGAAATTGCAAAAATAATAAATCTTTCAAAAGAAAGATCCATTAAAAATATATGTATTGAAGTTTCTTCTCACGCCCTATCTCAAAAGAGAGTTTTTAATATTCCATTTAAAATAGCAATATTAACAAATATTACAAGAGATCATCTTGATTATCATTCTAGTTTTGAAGAATACAAGCAAATAAAATATTCATTGTTTAGACAACTAAAAGATGATGGAATTGGAATCATTAATTTAGACGCTATAAACCCTGATGAGGTTCCGTATAATAACTTAATAACTTATGGATTTAATAATAATTCAGATTATGTAATAAAAGATGTTGAATACAATAATTCACAAATGAGCTTTACAATTGTTGAACCCGATGGAACAGAAAATAATATACATACTCATTTAATTGGAGAATATAACGCACAAAATATCACCGCTGCCTTTATAGCTTTAATCAAATTAGGAATTGATAGGGAAGAAATTAGACATAATATTTCAACTTTTAATGGTGTGCCTGGTAGATTCCAATTAGTTGAAAATACACGAGATATTGAGTATAAAGTTTATATTGATTTCGCACATACCCCCGACGCTTTAGAAAAAGTGCTTAAAAGTGCAAAAAAAATTACAAAAGGTAGAATTATTTTAGTCTTTGGTGCCGGTGGTTCTGCTGATATTGGAAAACGAAAAATTATGGGTGAAGTAGCTTCAAAATATAGTGATTTAATAATTATTACAGATGATGATCCCAAAGATGATGATCCAGATGAAATAATTGAACATATATTAGAAGGTATTGATAAAGAAAAAACACATATTGTTATTAGAAATAGAAGAACTGCTATAAAAGCCGCTATTAGTTTTGCTTCTCGCGATGACATTATAATCATTGCTGGTAGAGGCCATGAAAAATTTCAACTATATGAAAATGGAAGAAAAATACCTTTCAATGATTATGAAGTGGCTTATAATATTGTTCAAAAGTTTAGAAAGGTGATGAAAAGATGA
- the murD gene encoding UDP-N-acetylmuramoyl-L-alanine--D-glutamate ligase, producing the protein MKICLVGYGISNEELLKNILLKENHEIYVSNNKPFSDKDIIFFENNGISYEEKHGDLLKSSDLAILSPGIPPKSLPIQIIMENNIPYTTEVEYAWKKIKKENPKAIFIGVTGTNGKSTTTELIGHILNGSYNTFIGGNLGTPLSSADYDREVYVVEISSFQLFWGKEFTPEFSVLINLMPDHLDWHSSLEEYYNTKLGLIIKTIKNNGLGFINSNLRSYLNNVKNLFFFGENGNYIWKNNMIETKNNINIKVNNESLKLDLYREDVLSAVAVALNLGISKELIEEKLISFKTLEHRLEYVGEYNGIKFYNDSKATNVHSAFTAYKSFRGKNYVALLTGRPKNEDMHEFLLELQNNAKKVIVFGEMVNEIKKYNFFTNYVVEKDLHSAFIKAVDLASNDDYQNDFYIILSPAGASYDLFKNYKERGKAFKKEVYKLMEMV; encoded by the coding sequence ATGAAAATATGCCTTGTTGGATATGGTATTAGCAATGAAGAATTATTAAAAAACATTTTATTAAAAGAAAATCATGAAATTTATGTAAGTAATAATAAACCTTTTTCCGATAAAGATATAATATTTTTTGAAAATAACGGAATATCTTATGAAGAAAAACATGGAGATTTGCTGAAATCATCAGATTTAGCAATTTTAAGCCCAGGAATACCTCCAAAGAGCTTACCTATTCAAATTATTATGGAAAATAATATACCATATACTACAGAAGTTGAATATGCATGGAAGAAAATAAAAAAAGAAAATCCTAAAGCCATTTTCATTGGTGTTACTGGCACAAATGGCAAATCAACTACAACAGAATTGATAGGCCATATATTAAACGGTTCATATAATACATTTATAGGAGGAAACTTGGGCACTCCTCTTTCATCAGCGGATTATGATAGAGAAGTATATGTTGTTGAAATATCTAGCTTTCAATTATTCTGGGGTAAAGAATTTACTCCAGAATTTTCAGTTTTAATTAACTTAATGCCTGATCATTTAGATTGGCATTCGTCTTTAGAAGAATATTATAATACAAAACTTGGATTGATAATAAAAACAATTAAAAATAATGGACTTGGATTTATAAACTCTAACCTTAGATCATATTTAAATAATGTTAAGAATTTGTTTTTCTTCGGGGAAAATGGGAACTATATATGGAAAAATAACATGATAGAAACAAAAAACAATATTAACATAAAAGTAAATAACGAATCTTTGAAATTAGACTTATATAGAGAAGATGTTTTATCTGCTGTTGCTGTTGCTTTAAATCTTGGTATTTCTAAGGAATTAATAGAAGAAAAATTAATCTCTTTTAAAACCTTAGAACATAGACTTGAATATGTTGGCGAATATAATGGAATAAAATTCTATAATGATTCTAAAGCTACTAATGTTCATTCTGCCTTTACTGCTTATAAATCATTTAGAGGAAAAAATTATGTTGCATTATTAACTGGAAGGCCAAAGAATGAAGATATGCATGAATTTCTATTAGAATTACAAAACAATGCAAAAAAGGTTATTGTGTTTGGTGAAATGGTTAATGAAATAAAAAAATACAATTTCTTTACCAATTATGTTGTAGAAAAAGATTTACATTCAGCATTTATAAAAGCTGTTGATTTAGCAAGTAATGATGATTATCAAAATGATTTTTATATTATTTTGTCACCTGCAGGTGCAAGTTATGATTTATTTAAAAATTATAAGGAAAGAGGTAAAGCCTTTAAAAAAGAAGTATATAAATTGATGGAGATGGTATAG